CCTTCCCGCGAAATTGCGCGGCGCCCGGCCTCCGCGCATCCCTTACACGCCGTGGCGATTGCTTGAGCACATGCGCATCGCGCAGTGGGACATCTTGGAGTTCAGCAGGAATCCCCGTCACGTTTCGCCTGATTTCCCCCGCGGCTACTGGCCCGCGAGCGACGGCCCTCCCAATGCTGCTGCCTGGGCAAATTCCGTCAAATCCTTTCGGCGTGATCTCAAGGAAATGCAAAATCTCGTTTCCAACCCGAGGACTGACCTTTACGCCGCCATTCCGCATGGCGACGGGCAGACGATCCTGCGTGAAGCGCTCCTCGTGGCAGACCACAATGCTTACCACCTGGGTGAGTTTGTCGTCGTAAGGCGATTGTTGGGCGCGTGGCCGGACGGATAACGTCCTTTGTCTTCTCGCAGGACCGCGAGGCGTATTTTGCGGGTCCCGACGCTCCTCAAACGTTCCTGAAAGCCGGGACGAACCCAGCTTCCCAACCGCACAAACCCCTGTCTGGCCGATTTTACTTGCTTAGGGAGGTCTTGGAATCGGAAGGTTTGCTCTTGGCGGGGGAATCCCCGGCGGAAGCGGCAGGCTTTGCGGCAGATCCACCATCCGATCCGCCATCGGATTTCCCGGTATCACCGGATTTCGATTTTCGGGCGTAATCCGTCACGTACCAGCCACTCCCCTTGAATTGAATTGCAGGGGCGGACAGCAGGCGGGTAAGCTCTCCGCCGCATTTTTCGCAGATGGCCAGCGGCGGGTCGCTGAAC
This region of Terriglobia bacterium genomic DNA includes:
- a CDS encoding DinB family protein, producing MQDGQAALREHVLYLLRGGGAHIDFHTAMARLPAKLRGARPPRIPYTPWRLLEHMRIAQWDILEFSRNPRHVSPDFPRGYWPASDGPPNAAAWANSVKSFRRDLKEMQNLVSNPRTDLYAAIPHGDGQTILREALLVADHNAYHLGEFVVVRRLLGAWPDG
- a CDS encoding FmdB family zinc ribbon protein; amino-acid sequence: MPLYEYRCEKCGARVEKIQKFSDPPLAICEKCGGELTRLLSAPAIQFKGSGWYVTDYARKSKSGDTGKSDGGSDGGSAAKPAASAGDSPAKSKPSDSKTSLSK